The following coding sequences lie in one Bordetella genomosp. 9 genomic window:
- the glnH gene encoding glutamine ABC transporter substrate-binding protein GlnH: protein MLNKKLAAAIAGVSMAWFAIASPASAQSSSGKELVVATDTAFVPFEFKQGNTYTGFDIDLWTAIAKELNLKFRFQPMDFNGIIPGLQTRNIDAALAGITIRDDRKKVIDFSDPYYESGLSILVNNANNDIKGAKDLEGKTVAVKTGTATVDYMQKNVPSAKLKLFPNIDNAYLELATNRVDATVHDTPNVQYYANTAGKGRVKVVGSVKSGDFYGIAFPKGSPLVADVNKALATLKSNGQYDAIYAKWFGKQPQ, encoded by the coding sequence ATGCTCAATAAAAAACTCGCAGCGGCGATTGCCGGCGTATCAATGGCGTGGTTCGCCATCGCATCACCGGCATCGGCCCAAAGCAGCAGCGGCAAGGAGCTGGTGGTCGCGACGGATACGGCCTTCGTGCCGTTCGAGTTCAAGCAAGGCAACACCTACACCGGCTTCGACATTGACCTGTGGACGGCGATTGCCAAGGAATTGAACCTGAAGTTCAGGTTCCAGCCGATGGATTTCAACGGCATCATTCCTGGCCTGCAGACGCGCAATATCGATGCAGCGCTGGCCGGCATCACCATCCGCGACGACCGCAAGAAGGTCATCGACTTCTCCGACCCCTATTACGAAAGCGGTCTGTCCATCCTCGTCAACAACGCCAACAACGACATCAAGGGCGCGAAGGACCTGGAAGGCAAGACGGTGGCGGTGAAGACCGGCACGGCCACGGTCGACTACATGCAGAAGAACGTGCCGTCCGCCAAGCTGAAGCTGTTCCCCAACATCGACAACGCCTATCTGGAGCTGGCGACCAACCGCGTCGATGCGACCGTGCACGATACGCCGAACGTGCAGTACTACGCCAACACGGCCGGCAAGGGCCGCGTCAAGGTGGTCGGCAGCGTCAAGAGCGGCGACTTCTATGGCATCGCGTTCCCGAAAGGCAGCCCGTTGGTCGCCGACGTGAACAAGGCCCTGGCCACGCTGAAGTCCAACGGCCAGTACGACGCCATCTACGCCAAGTGGTTCGGCAAGCAGCCGCAATAA
- the glnQ gene encoding glutamine ABC transporter ATP-binding protein GlnQ, which yields MSMVEFKNVIKRFGDSTVLNGITLSIEAGEVVVVVGPSGSGKSTFLRCINVLESIQEGDLLVDGLSVKGDATQVREIRREAGMVFQQFNLFPQMTALENVMFGPIHTRGTARATARAEAEALLAKVGLAERMNHYPSELSGGQQQRVAIARALAIKPKLMLFDEPTSALDPELRHEVLKVMRDLAEEGMTMVVVTHEMEFARRVGSRLIFIDGGKVAHDGPPEALLSNPPSQRLKDFLQHVA from the coding sequence ATGAGCATGGTCGAATTCAAAAACGTCATCAAGCGCTTCGGTGATTCCACGGTGCTGAACGGCATCACCCTGAGCATCGAGGCTGGGGAAGTCGTGGTCGTGGTGGGCCCGTCCGGTTCCGGCAAATCGACGTTTCTGCGCTGTATCAATGTTCTGGAATCGATCCAGGAAGGCGACCTGCTGGTCGATGGCCTGAGCGTGAAGGGCGACGCCACACAGGTCCGAGAAATCCGCCGCGAGGCGGGCATGGTGTTCCAGCAGTTCAACCTGTTTCCCCAGATGACGGCGCTGGAAAACGTCATGTTCGGGCCGATACACACGCGCGGCACGGCGCGCGCCACGGCTCGCGCCGAGGCGGAAGCGCTGCTCGCCAAGGTGGGCCTGGCCGAGCGGATGAACCACTATCCTTCGGAGCTGTCGGGCGGTCAGCAGCAACGCGTGGCGATTGCCCGCGCGCTGGCGATCAAGCCCAAGCTGATGCTGTTCGATGAGCCGACCTCGGCGCTGGATCCGGAGTTGCGCCACGAGGTGCTGAAAGTCATGCGCGACCTGGCCGAAGAGGGCATGACCATGGTCGTGGTCACCCACGAGATGGAATTCGCGCGTCGCGTCGGCAGCCGCTTGATCTTCATCGATGGCGGCAAAGTGGCGCACGATGGTCCCCCGGAAGCGCTGCTGTCGAACCCGCCGAGCCAACGCCTGAAGGATTTTCTCCAGCACGTGGCTTGA
- the glnP gene encoding glutamine ABC transporter permease GlnP, producing MNFDWSVIGAALPNLLDGTLMTIKITLWGLAGGFLLGALAGVTRAYAPRFLASIALIYVAVIRGTPIVVQVMFIYFALPLMAQGLRIDAELAAIITLMINSGAYIAEIVRGALLSVPKGLKEAGQAMGLPFYKILLHIIGPVAVRRMIPPLGNQCIISLKDSSLFIVIGVAELTRQGQEIMASNFRAVEIWSAVAIIYLVITGLMATALRMAEKRMRIL from the coding sequence GTGAATTTCGATTGGTCCGTAATCGGGGCCGCCTTGCCCAATCTGCTCGATGGGACGCTGATGACCATCAAGATCACCTTGTGGGGCTTGGCGGGCGGCTTCCTGCTGGGCGCACTGGCCGGCGTGACGCGCGCGTATGCGCCACGCTTCCTGGCTTCCATTGCGCTGATCTATGTCGCCGTCATCCGGGGCACGCCCATCGTGGTGCAGGTGATGTTCATCTATTTCGCACTGCCGCTGATGGCCCAGGGCCTGCGCATCGACGCCGAGCTCGCCGCAATCATTACCCTCATGATCAATTCGGGCGCGTATATCGCCGAAATCGTGCGGGGCGCGCTGCTATCCGTGCCGAAGGGACTGAAAGAAGCCGGCCAGGCCATGGGGTTGCCCTTCTACAAGATTCTGCTGCACATCATCGGCCCGGTGGCCGTGCGGCGCATGATTCCGCCGCTGGGCAACCAGTGCATCATCAGTCTGAAGGACTCGTCCTTGTTCATCGTCATCGGAGTGGCCGAACTCACCCGCCAGGGGCAGGAGATCATGGCCAGCAACTTCCGCGCGGTCGAAATCTGGTCCGCCGTCGCAATCATCTATCTGGTTATCACCGGCCTCATGGCCACGGCCCTGCGGATGGCCGAGAAAAGGATGCGAATTCTATGA